From Asterias rubens chromosome 20, eAstRub1.3, whole genome shotgun sequence, one genomic window encodes:
- the LOC117303780 gene encoding beta,beta-carotene 9',10'-oxygenase-like: protein MMETTTLRKEEEESSLQEDENGAGFQGLYRSVQNEQVEPIEAKVTGTIPDWVEGSLLRNGPGKFEVGEDEYQHWFDGLAMMLRFNIHKGKVTFQSRFLRSDSYIKAMEQNRIVMSEFGTVAHPDPCQSYLGRFLSVFVPRTFTDNCNISWMQYGDEFYTVTDGTLMRKVDHKTLETMDKVDIADRIVIHSSTSHPHTAPDGTVYSLGSRFSLQCTYNIVKIPPHDPEIQCDPLCNASILCAIPTSGIYPSFYHSFAITENYVIFVEQSAVINLLKVLYAQIFSKSYMMGLEFRKEQPARFHVVRRETGERLLDIYTSDAFLSFHHINAYEEAGHLVIDMCVYEDGTIVSSINLKDLKKGVVPERFGEARRFLFPVDEEQVKHYREGMNSSDFLPHFTGRTVLKNDGTIHCTPAVISDRNAEFPRINYDKYNGKPYRYFYCNGGELNQMIQKVDTKTVTSKGWFEKGCFPSEPMFVSAPDSTDEDDGVVLSSVVSVREDRPSFLLVLDARDFTEIARAEVDAEVAYGLHGLFVRE from the exons ATGATGGAGACAACTACACTACGCAAGGAGGAGGAGGAGAGCTCCCTGCAAGAAGACGAAAACGGAGCCGGGTTCCAGGGTCTTTATCGCTCCGTGCAGAATGAACAGGTCGAGCCAATCGAGGCTAAAGTAACAG gAACGATACCAGATTGGGTAGAGGGAAGTCTACTACGCAATGGTCCCGGGAAATTTGAAGTTGGCGAAGATGAATACCAGCATTGGTTCGATGGACTAGCCATGATGCTTCGGTTCAACATTCATAAAGGAAAA GTGACATTCCAGAGCCGATTTCTTCGCAGTGACTCATACATCAAGGCCATGGAGCAGAACCGGATCGTCATGTCCGAGTTCGGCACCGTGGCACACCCGGACCCATGCCAGAGCTATCTCGGTCGGTTCCTCTCCGTCTTCGTACCCAGGACCTTCACCGATAACTGCAACATCAGCTGGATGCAATACGGGGATGAGTTCTATACCGTGACGGATGGGACTCTCATGAGGAAGGTGGACCACAAGACGCTCGAGACAATGGATAAG GTTGACATTGCGGACCGGATCGTAATACATTCCTCCACATCGCATCCACACACTGCTCCAGACGGGACGGTGTACAGTCTAGGCTCGCGGTTCTCTCTTCAGTGTACTTACAACATCGTGAAGATACCTCCCCATGATCCAG AGATACAGTGTGATCCTTTGTGTAATGCATCCATCCTGTGTGCGATCCCTACGTCTGGAATCTACCCTTCGTTCTACCACAGCTTCGCCATCACCGAAAACTACGTCATCTTTGTCGAGCAGTCGGCGGTTATCAACCTACTTAAAGTTCTCTATGCCCAGATATTCTCCAAAA GTTACATGATGGGGTTGGAATTTCGAAAGGAACAACCCGCGAGATTCCACGTGGTGAGACGAGAAACGGGGGAGCGGCTACTGGACATCTACACATCGGACGCATTCTTGAGTTTTCACCACATCAATGCGTACGAAGAGGCGGGGCATCTTGTGATTGACATGTGCGTGTACGAGGACGGCACCATCGTCAGTTCCATCAATTTGAAAGACCTGAAAAAGGGCGTGGTGCCAGAGCGATTTGGGGAGGCAAGACGGTTTCTGTTCCCAGTGGACGAGGAG CAAGTTAAGCATTACCGGGAAGGAATGAACTCGTCGGACTTTCTTCCGCACTTCACCGGCCGTACAGTGCTGAAAAACGACGGTACAATCCATTGCACTCCTGCGGTCATATCAGACAGAA ATGCCGAGTTTCCACGCATCAACTATGATAAATACAACGGGAAGCCCTACCGTTACTTCTACTGCAACGGCGGGGAATTGAACCAAATG ATCCAAAAAGTCGACACAAAAACCGTTACATCTAAAGGATGGTTTGAGAAAGGATGTTTTCCCTCCGAGCCTATGTTTGTCAGCGCCCCTGATTCTACCGACGAAGATGATG